Part of the Chloroflexota bacterium genome is shown below.
CTGGCGCTGCCGGGCCTGTGGTGGGTGCCCACAGGCGTAGGCGTGATGGTGCTGGGTTTTCAGTACCTGGACCCGGAATTTGCGCCCGACCCGCAGGTGGTCAACGTCGGGATTGGCTTTCTTGCTGTGGGGTTGGTGCTGCTGGTGTGGCGGCTGCTGGTCCCCGAAACGACCTCTGCGAACTGAACTAAAATTCGTAACTGTTCAGCCTCGGCAAGGAGAAACCGCAGATTTCGCAGATTCCGCAGGAAAAAATCCACCGATCTCACAGATTGAGGTTGAGAAACGCCGCCCGTTTCTGTCCCTTGGCGCCCTTGGCGTCACCTCTTTGCGCCTTGGCGTTAACTTCTTGGCGCCCTTGGCGTTAAAACTCAAACAACCGGGGGCGATATTGCAGCGCCTCGGCAATGTGCTGGGGCAGGATGGCTTCGCTGGCTTCCAGATCGGCAATGGTGCGAGCAACCTTGAGCACACGGTGGTACCCCCGCGCCGAAAGCGCCATTTGCTGCATGGCGTGTTTGAGCAGGTTTTGCCCGGTTTCGTCCACCCGGCAAAAGCGGCGGATTTCCGCGGGGCCCATATCGGCGTTGCTTTGCTTGCCCACGGAAGCCAGCCGCTGCCGTTGCCGCGCGCGGGCGGCTTCCACCCGCTGCTGGATGGCTTCCGAAGGCTCGCCGCGGCGGTCGGCGCTCAGTTTTTCGTAATCCACCCGCGGTACCTCAATGTGAATGTCAATGCGGTCGAGCAGCGGCCCCGAAATGCGCTTGCGGTAGCGGGCGATTTCCCCCGTGGAGCAGGTGCAAGCGCGCACCGGGTCGCCGTAGTAGCCGCACGGGCAGGGGTTCATGGCCGCGACCAGCATGAAGTTGGCGGGAAAGGTGAGGGTGCCCTGGGCGCGGCTGATGGTCACGATGTGGTCCTCCAGGGGCTGGCGGAGCACTTCCAGCACCCGGCGGTCGAATTCCGGCAGTTCGTCGAGGAAGAGCACGCCGCGGTGGGCTAAGGAAACCTCGCCCGGGTGGGGAATGTTGCCGCCGCCCACCAACCCGGCGTGGGAAATGGTGTGGTGGGGGGCGCGGAATGGCCGCTGGGTGACCAGGGGCGTTTCGGCGGGCAGCAGGTCGGCGACGGAGTAGATGCGGGTGACATCCAGCGCCTCGTCAATGGTCAGGCGGGGCAAAATGCCGGGGAGCGCACGCGCCAGCAGGGTTTTGCCGGACCCCGGCGGCCCCATCATCAGCAGGTTGTGCCCGCCCGCGGCGGCGACTTCCAGCGCCCGCTTGGCGTGTTCCTGCCCCTTGATTTCGCTGAAATCCACCAGCCCCTGCGCGGGCGGCAGGTCGGTGAGGTGGATGGGCGGCTGAGGGGCGATGGGCTGGCCACCGGTAAGGTGATCTACCAGCGCGGCGAGGGACGCCACGGGGAAAACTTCGATTTCGGGGATGAGCGCGGCCTCGGCGGCATCGGCCGCGGGCACGAACAGCCGCCGGAAGCCGTGTTCGCGCGCCGCGGCGGCAATGGGCAGTACCCCACGGACGTGCCGCACCGTGCCCTCCAGCGAGAGTTCGCCGACCACGAGGGCATCGTCCAACGCGCCGGGCGGCAGGTGGCCGTCGGCGGCCAACACGCCGAGGGCGATGGGCAGGTCGTACATCGTGCCCACCTTGCGCACCGAAGCAGGGGCCAGGTTGATGGTCAGGCGGCGGCGCGGCATGGCAAAGCCGCTGTTGCGCAGCGCAGCCTGTACCCGCTCGCGGCTTTCCTGCACCGCGGCGTCGGGCAGCCCCACGATGACCATCGCGGGCATCCCGCGGGCGGTGTCCACTTCAACTTCCACAATGACGCCGTCTAACCCCACGACGGCACAGGAAAAGATGCGGGAGAGCATGGGAGGAATAAGGGAATGAGGAGTTTAAGGAATTAGGGATGCGGGATTAGGGCGGGGTTTCCTCATGCGATTTCCACTGCCTCATCCAAAATTCTCTTTCCGATACGGGGCTTCAAGGCACTTTGCATGACCAAATCCACTTTGACGCCTAAGGCGTCGGAAATCTCGTATTCCATCGCCATGAATTGAAGCAGCGAGGGCGGTTGGTCAAATGTAACCAGTAAATCCAGATCGCTAAGGCGGTCGGCTTCACCGCGCACGTAGGAGCCGAAAACCGCCAATGATTGGACGTGATATTGCTCACGCAACTGCGGGAGCATTTCGCGAAGCCGCGCTCGAATTTCAGTAAGGGTCAAGGATTGTTGCCGTTGCTCGCTCATATTTCCATTATACAGGAAACCCTGCATTGTGCTGCCCTTTACTGCTCCCCTTTCCACCCCTCCATCTCATCCCAATTCTTCCCCACCTTCGCATCTGTCACTAACGGCACGGCGAGGCGGTAGGCGTTCCCCATTTCGCTTTGCACCGCGCGGGCGACGTCGCTCAGGGCGTCCTCCGGCACTTCCAGCATCAGTTCGTCATGCACCTGCAGCAGCATTTTGGCGGGCAGGCCGTCACGCTTCAGCCGCTCGGCCACCCGCAGCATGGCCAGTTTCATGATGTCCGCCGCGGTGCCCTGGATGGGCGCGTTGATGGCTTCCCGCTCGGCACGCAGGCGGGCGTTGCGGTTGGCCGGCTTTTGCAATTCGGGGAAGTAGCGCCGCCGCCCTAACAGCGTTTCCACATAGCCCTGTTCAGCGGCTTTGCGGCGGGTTTCTTCAATGTAGCGCTTTACGCCGGGGAAGCGCTTGAAGTAGGCTTCCACGAAGTTTTCGGCTTCGGCTAAGGTGAGGTCGGTGGTGCGGGTGAGACCGAAGGGGCTCATGCCGTAAATCAGGCCAAAGTTGATGGCCTTGGCGTGGCGGCGCATCTGCGGGGTGACGGCTTCCAGCGGCACGCCGTAGATGGCCGCCGCGGTCGCAGCGTGGATGTCTTGCCCGGCCTGGAAGGCGGCAATCATGGCCTCGTCGCCCGAAATGTGTGCCACGATGCGCAGTTCCACCTGGGAATAGTCCACCGAAAGCAGCAGGTGACCTTCGGGTGCGACGAAAGCCCGCCGCACCCGCCGCCCCACCGGCGTGCGCACGGGGATGTTCTGCAGGTTGGGGTCGGAAGACGCAATCCGCCCGGTGACGGTGCCGGTCTGGTTGTAGGAGGTGTGCACCCGTCCGGTTTCAGGGTTGACCTGCTGGGGCAAGGCGTCCACATAGGTGGATTTGATTTTCGCCAGTTCGCGGTGTTCCAGCACCCAATCCACCACCGGGTGCTGGCCGCGCAGGGCTTCCAGCACGCTGGCCGAGGTGGAATAGTGGCCGCTCTTGGTCTTGCGGGTGCGGTCGGGCGGCTCCAGCCCCAGAGTTTCAAACAAAATTTTGGAAAGTTGCTGGGTGGAGTTGATGTTGAAACGCTGCCCCACGGCCTGGTAAATTTTCTCTTCCAGCGCGTGCAACTGGTCGGCGAGTTCCTGCGACATGCGGGCGAGGAAATCGGTATCCACCAGAATGCCGTTCATCTCCATGCGCGCCAGCACGGGCACTAAGGGCATCTCAATTTCCCGGAACAGCCGCCAGCCGTTGCGCTCGCGGACGTCGGCTTCCAGCAGGGGCATCAGGCGCAGGGTCATCACCGCATCGGCGGCGGCGTAGGGCGCGGCCTTTGCCACCGGCACCTCGGCCATGCTGATTTGCTTCTTGCCTTTGCCGATGAGTTCGCTGATGTCGGTCATTTCCACACCGAGGCGCGTCCAGGCCAGGTTTTTCAGCCCCAAATTGTGGGAAGCCGGGTCGCGCACCCACTCGGCAATCATGGTGTCGAAGGCGGGCGTGCTCATGGGCAGGCCGTGGCGTGCCAGAATCACCAGGTCGTATTTGATGTTGTGCCCCACCTTCGCCACCTGCGGGTCGGCCAGGAAGGGGGCGAGGGCGGCGCGCACGGTTTCCCACGGCAGTTGGGCTTCGCCGGTGCGGTGGCCGATGGGAATGTAGAAACCTTCGCCCTCATCCACCGCGAGGGAAACGCCCACCAGGTCGGCGCGCATTTTGTCGGTGGCGGTGGTTTCGGTGTCGATGGCAATGGTGCGGGCGGCCTTCAGGCGGCGGGTGAGGGCTTGCAATGCTTCCGGGGAAGCCACCACGGTGGTGCGGAAGCCCAAATCGGGCGCGAGGGAAACCGGCGAAGGCGTGCCCGCGGCGGCCTGCCCGCCGAAGAGGGGAAGTTGCTGGGGTTCGGCGCTTTCCCCGCTCGCGGCCTGCTGCCATTCCCGCAGGCGTTTGAGCAGCGAGCGGAATTCCAGTTCGCGGAACAGGGCTTCCACCCCGCCTACCGCGTCGGGACGCGGCACGGCCTGCGCCAGATCCACCTGCACGTTCAGGTCGGTGCGGATGCGCGCCAGGTCGCGGCTCAGGTAGGCGTTGTCGCGGTCGGCTTCCAGTTTGCGGCGGATGCCGGGGGAAAGTTCGTCCAGGTGGGCGTAGATGCCGTCCAGGGTGTCGTATTTTTGCAGCAGTTTGGCCGCGGTCTTCTCGCCGATGCCGCGCACGCCGGGGATGTTGTCGGATTTGTCGCCCACCAGTGCCTTGAAATCCACAATCTGGTCGGGGCGCACGCCGTATTTGGCTTTCACCTTTTCGGGGGTGTAGTCGGTGCTGTCGGAAAGTTGGCGGCCAGGGAGGGAAACGATGATGCGGTCGTCGACCAGTTGCAGCAGGTCACGGTCGCCGGTAACGATTTTCACCCCCATGCCCTCGTTTTTGGCGAGACGTTTGGCCGCGCTGCCCAGCACATCGTCGGCTTCGTAGCCTTCCATTTCGAGGCGGGGAAAGCCAAAGGCGTCCACCAGTTGGCGGATGCGCGCCATCTGGGGCACCAGGTCTTCGGGCATTTTAGCGCGGGTGGCCTTGTATTCGGGGTAGATGTCGTCGCGGAAGGTGCGGCCGACATCGAAGGCCACGGCGAGGTAGTCGGGGCGGTCGGCTTCCAGCAAACGCAGCAGGATGCTGGCGAAGCCGTACACCGCGGCGGTGGGTTCGCCGGCGGACGTGCGCCAGCGGTCGCCGCCGGTGCCGCCCGCGGTGAGAGCAAAGTAGGCACGGTAGGCCAGGGCGTGGCCGTCGAGGAGGTAAATGGTGGGGGGCATAAGCGTCAGGAATTGCGAGTTAGGGAATTAGGAATGGCGGACGGGGCAGAAGTCAGGAAGTTAGGGGAAGTTAGGGAGTTAAGCCCTGGTGGCGGCGGGCGGCAGCGATGAAGGCCGCGATCGTATCGGCGGGGATGGGACGGTTTTGGCTCAGCAGCAGGTAGCCGGGGGCCCAAAAATCGCCGCTGATGTTGAGTTCGGCCAGGCGGGGGTAGGTCGCGAAAATGCGGCGGGAGGTTTCCCTGCGCACGGTGCGCAGCACTTCGGCAGGGGAGGTTTCGGGCGGGGTTTGCGCTATCCACTGCAGGTGATCGGCGCGCACAGCCAGATGCACCAACCGCCATCCCATCGCGGTAGCAATTTGCGGTAACCACTGACTCAGGTCACGCGCGAGGTCGCCGGCCAAGTGGTGCTGCGGAAAGCGGGGAATGAGCACGCAGGCATAGGCCACCGCAGCGTGAATGGGCAAAGCGGCTGGCAGGGTGGCTTCCGGCGGATCGGAAGGCTGCGGCTGCAAAGGCGACGAAGCAGCAGGGAGGGGGGCTTCAGCCACTTCCACCCCGGGCGTCACAGGGGCCACAGCATCCTGAGGAGCAGGCGGCGCAGCGGGCGGCGGCGGTGTTGGCGGCTCTGGCGGGGGCACCTCATCGAAGAGCGGCTCGTAGGCTTCGGGCGGCAAGTCGCCCCCCACCGCTTCAGCCGGGGCCGATTCGGCAGCCGGGACCACTGTGCTTTCCGCGGGCGGCGCAGCCACCAGAGGCTCATCAGGCAACGGCAGTGCATCTTCCGGCAGGGGGAGCGGTTCAAGGGGGCGCGCGGGCGGGGCTTCCGATGAAGCAGGGGTTTCGGTTTCTCCCGGCGGGCGGTCGCGGGTCAATGCCTCGGCCAGGTGCCCGGCCTGGGCACGGATGCGGCTAAAGGGCACGCGCACATCGAAAAGCATCGCCAAGACCAAATCGGCGGTCACGCCGGTGGCATAAAGCAGATAGTCTTGCTGCACCGCTTCCAGCCGCAAGAAGCGGACGAAATCCACCCCTTCCCCGGCCTCCCAATAATGGGCCGCGAGGCGGGCCAATTCTTCGGCCGCGGGCTGGGGCAGTTCACCCGCATAAGCCCATAACTGCCCGTCGGTCGTCACCAGGGCGGCAGCCTGGGCCGCGGTTTCCAGGCTCAGGCGGGTGAGGTACTGCGCCGCCATCGCTACATCGCTCAGCCACGGCGGACGCGGCGGCAGCGCACGAGCAGGCGGCGCAGCGGGCAGGGGGGCGGCCTCGCCAAACCACCCTGCCACCGCAGCGAGGAAATCGGGCAGGTAGAACGGCTTGGGAAGGGTCAAATCGGGGGCCAGCGCCGCCAAAGCAGGGGGGACAGTCGCTTCAGGGGCCAACAGCACCACCCGCAGGTCAGCATTGCGCTGCCGGAAGGCATCTGCACACGCGAGCACCTGCTCGGGTGGTGCCACATCGCCATCCACCACCAGCAGGGCCGGGGCTTCCTCCGCGGGGGTTGCCTCTACCGGAATCTCGCTCAGCACCGTCGCTTCCACACCTCGCGAGGCCAACGACTCCCGCAGGAGTTCGCCCAGCCCCGCTTGAGGCGTGAACACCACCGCACGCGTCATTTTAGCGCTTTCATCAGCGAAAGAAACTCTTTCCACTCTTCGGCAAAAAAGTGGACGGTCAGCGCGCCGAGTTCCAGATGATAGGTCACCTCGCCGTCCGGCTCTTCGGCCTTCCACACGAGGTAGTTCTTGGTCTCGGCCAGCACTTCGGTTTGAGGTTCGGGGAATTCACTCATCGTAGCCTCACAGGAAAAAGATAATCCGCATCACGAGCGAGCGCGGCGCAAACGGCGATAAAGCCGCCGCAACCATCCCACCAGCCCGCCCGTCAGCGAGTAAGGGGGCACCGTGTGCCAATCAGCCCACGGGTCCTGGTCGAACATTTTACGCATAATGTAATGCCCAAACAAGCGCAAGGAAGCCAGCGTCGGGGCGGCAAAAAGCAGGCCCAACACGCCAAACAGTTTCGCGCCCACCAAAGCCGTGACCAGCACCGCAGCCGGATGCACCCCCAGCGCCTCGCCAAGAATGCGGGGCGTGACGAAATTGTCAATAATGTTATCGCCCACGAACATACCGCCCACCGTGACCAGCGCCATTTGCCACGGCTGCAAGCCCCACGCCGCGGAGGGCTGGAACAAAATCACCAGGGCGGTAATGGTGTAAAGCACAAAGGGGCCAACATACGGCACGAAGCGCGCGATGGCCGCCAGCGAAGCCAGCACCAGGGTCATGGGGGCACCGACCACCGTCAACCACACCCACGCCCACACCATCGCAATCACTGCCACGGTCAACTGGCCGCGCAGGAAGGCATTCCAAATACGCCCGAGTTCTTTGCCCATGCGTTCCAGGTCGTGCTGATAACCCGGAATGCGGATGGTCACCAGGTTGGAAGACACCCGCCCCGATTCGGCCAGGAGGAAATACGAAGTCAGCCAGATGAAGGCCAGCCAACCCAACACCTGCAAGGTGGAAGCCGCCAGCCGGCTGACCAGCGTGCCCAATTGGCCGATGAGAGGCTGCACCGAGGTGAGCAGTTGCTGGTTGAGGGCATTGAAATCGTATTGGCGGAAATCGAGCACCCAGGGGCCGAAGGTGTAGGCATGGGTAGAAAGATATTGCAGCCAATGCGGCAGGTCGGTGAGCAGGAAATCTTGCACCACGCCATAAAGCCCTTCGGCCTGCTGCACCAGGGCAAACCCGCCCGCCGCCAGCAGCGCCAGCACCACCGCGGCCAGGAAAAGGTACACTACCGCCACCGCCGTGCGCCAGGAAACGCGCGTCCAGCGCGCGAGCATCGCCGCGAGGGGGTGCATCAGATAAGCCAGCATCAACGCCAGCACCAACGGGCCGATGAAATCGCGAAAGGCAATCAGCAAAGCCGCCAGGGCTGCAAACACACTCACCCCCACCACGATTTTGGTGGCAGGGCTCCACGGCGGCGAAGTGGGTGCGGGCGAAGGCTGCGTGGGCGCGGGCGAAGCAGCCGGCGCAGGCTCAGGTGCAGAGGGAGGCTGGGGGGCGGAGGAGTTCGCAGGGCTCATGGCATTCAACGGCGGCGCACGGGGCGGCGGTTTCGCCTCACGCGCCAGTTCAGGCGGCGCAAGACAGGCGTTTTCTGCCACCAGTGGGGGTCAGGTGCGGGCAACGGCTCGGAAACTTGCCCCGGGAAGGGATCGGCATCGATCAGATTGGCATAGACATACCGCCCCAACACCCGCAGCGAGGCGATGGTGGGGGCTGCCAAAGCAATGCCCAACACACCGCCGATGACCGCCCCCGCCACAATACCCAAAATGACCACCAACGGATGCAGCCGCACCCGCCGCCCGATGATGCGCGGAATGAGATAATTGGTATCTAACTGATCGAACAACACGTGCAACGCCGCAACCAGCAGCGCGAAAGCCCAATGGGGCATAGGCCACCATGTCGAACCAAAAAAGAAGGCTAACGTCGCCGCAATCGTCAGCCAGATGCCGTGCCCAATGCTGGGAAGGAACTCCAGCAGGCCCGCCAGCAAACCCATCGGCAACGCTCCCGGCAGGCCGATGATCAGCGCGAGGGTCGTGATGATGACCGTAACCACCAATGCCAGGGTGACCTGCCCTCGAAAAAAGGCCGACCATACCGCACCAATTTCCTCACGCAGGCGAATGTAATCGGCCAGGTAAGGCTGCGGCACCAGGCTTTCCATGTAAGCGCGCAACTGAGCGGCGTCTTTCACCAGGTAAAACGAAATCACCAGGATGAAGCCCGACCAGCCCAAAGTTGCCAGCACCCCCACGGCCACGTTCAACCCCTGCCCCAGCACCACCTGCGCCATGCTCTGCCAGGCGCCCTGCATCTGGGCAATCAGGGTCGTGCCGTCAACCGTGTGACCAAAAAAGGAAAGCGGCCGATTGAGGGCTTGCGTCGCCAGCGTCACCAGCGCTTCCAGTTTTGCGTTGAGCGCGGTGGCCTGGGAAGCCAGCAAAGGCACACCCACGGCCAGCAGCGCCGCCACCACCCCCAACAACAGCAAATAAACCAGCGCCGTCGCCCACCCCCGCCCCAAGGGTGTGCGCTGCTCAAGCCAACGCACCAGCGGTGAGATGACATAGGCCAACACCACCGCCAGCACCAACGGCGGGATGACCTCGCTGAAGCGGAAAAGCAGATAAACGGCAAAGGCCAGCAACACCATGCTGACCGTCCATTTGGTATGCGCGCTCCAGCGCGGCCTGGAACGAGGTGTTGTCGATTGCCGATGTCCAAATGCGGGCATGAAACGACCTCTCTAAAATCAGCAGCCCAGCCGATACTCTACCCCTTGGGGCGTCACACCGTCTATGTTGCCTTCATTATAGCATGAGTAAGCCCACCCACTCTGCAAGAAAAACCCCCGTTTTTCGCCGTCGCGCTCCCCCTCTCGCACCGCTGCTGCAGGAAGCCACGCCACGTGCGCGCGAAACACGTGCCAGGCGTCGCCCCTTCATCACGCCTTCCTCATAAGCTGCGCTTCACCATTCGCAATTGCTGTTGCTTTCCCCATTGAAGCAGGCGTCATAACCGCTGCCGCCGTTCAGCGTATCGGTGCCGCTGCCGCCATCCAAAATATCGTCACCGCCCTCGCCATAGATGATGTCATTCCCATTGCCTCCCCGCAAATAAGCGCGCCAGGGAATTCGGAAGAAGAAGAGATTGATCCACTCGCCTTCATCGCCGGAGCCGCCCAAAATGACGTCGTTCCCATCGCCGCCGTCGACATAATCGCGTCCCGCGCCCGCCACAATGCAGTCATCGCCCCCACCGCCATAAATCGTATTATCGCTCGCGTTGCCCAAAATCAAGTCATTGCCCGCTGTACCGGTGCCGCTGCTCGAAACGATGAGCACGTCGGCAAAGGCAATGCCATAACATTCCAGCGGCGCCAGTTGGGAAGCGGAAAGCGGAATAAAACCATCAGCGGCATACGTCGTCGGCACTGTGTTGGTCGCGGCATAGGAGCCCACCGCGCCCCACACGATGAGCAACAAAACCACCAAAGGAAGCAGTCGCCACAGGCGTTTACGCCGCAGGTGTCGCCTCATCATCTTCATCCTCCACCGCGGGCGCCCCAGCAGTTGAAGAGGGTTGCTCAAGCCCTGTTGCCGAAGAAGCCTTGACCCAATTCAGGAAAACTTCCACCACGCGGGGGTCATACCATTCCCCCGCCTTCTGGCGGAGGAAACTCGCTGCCGCGCTTTCCGGCCAGGCAGCCCGGTGAGGGCGGTTGTGGCGCAAAGCGTCCCAGGCATCGACCACGGCCAGGATACGCGCGCCCAACGGAATTTGTTCGCCGCGCAGGCCATCGGGGTAGCCGGAGCCATCCCAACGTTCGGTGCGGTGATAGGCAATGCGCAACGCGCCGGCCAGCGCCTCTACCGATTCAAAGCGCACGTTCAGCCGCAAAACATGCTCTCGCAAAATCCGCTTCTCTTCCTCGGTCAACGGCGCCGTTTTCTGCACAATCTCTGGGGGAATTTCTATCAAGCCCAAACCGTGCAACAAAGCGGCCAGCCGCAGGTCTCGCAAGGCAGGCTCAGAGAGACCCAACGCCTTTCCCAACGCGACGGCCAACCGCGCCACCCGCTGGGAATGCCCGGCATCGTGCACCACCTGGCTATCGACCGTCTGCGCCCACTCTTCCAACACGCTTTCGCACGCGCCGCCCACGGGGGCGGCCTTCCAGCGCAAAAAGCGCGGGCGAGGCAGCAGCGGCCGAGCATGCTGCGGCACACGCGCCTGCCCTTCAGCCCCATAATGATACACCACGTCAGGCGTCTTGAGCCAGAAGTGCACCTGCTCGCCTTCCCGCAAATGAAACACCGGCGCGCGGTGCAACGCCGCGAGCGAGGCCAAATCGGAAAGGCTCCCTACCTCGACGACCGGCAACGTGTGGTGCGGCAGCGCATCAAGGGGCACCGTCGTCACCCCGCCTATCAGGCGTATTTGGGCTACGGGGTCACCTTCCACCACCTGGTGCTCATAATACAACGCACCGCCCAGCAGCACTAACGCCAGCCCCCCTACCACCACAGAGACCGTGCGCGCCAGCGGCACCGGCACGTGCGCGCCCAAAATCAACAAGGTGTTGACACGAGGCACGGTGTGCACAATCGCGTTCTGCCGCACAATGTGTAAAGGGTCAGGCGCTTTCTCGCCCAGCGGCACACCGCCGGAGGTTTCCAGCACCAAGGCGTTGCCATTCCAACGAAAACGCAGCATCGGTTCAAAAGTTTCCTGGAACGCCTCACCGCCCACGGTGCCGTGGGTTTCAATGTGAGCCATCACGGCCAGCGTGTAAGTGCCACGGCGGCCTGTGATCTGCTCGAATTCATCGATGAAGCGGCGCATGTCTTCCAGGTGCAGCGTGGCCTGAGCGGTAAACGTGCCGTTTTGGAAAGCCGTGGGCTCCGTGAGGGGAAGGGTGCGCTTCCACCCCGTGGCGTCGCTTACCCGCGCCAACAAGCGGTAAGTGCCTTCCAACTGAAAAGGCGCCGCAGCAGTGAAGCGATAAGTGCACCCCACCGTAATCGTGCCCGTCAGTTGCGTAAAAATCGGTTCGCCGGGCTGCACCTGGGGCAGATCGTAAAGCCCTTCAGGGGCGCGCGCCGTGTACGAAAATGCCACCGTCTCAGTATAAGAAATCGGCTCCTGGGCTTGCACCACCTTGGGGCGGGTAAAAGCCACCACCCCCAACAACACCGCCAGCACCAGCAAAACGGCAAAGGCGATCATCCAATCGTAAAGGGTATCCCCTCGTGGCATCACAAAGTTTTCCTCTTCTTCATCCGGGCCCACCCGCAGCCAGTCGCCGAACAGCAACAGGCCGATCAATACGACCAACGCTGTGATAACCCACGGCGAGCGCAAGTGCCTGAGCACTTTCCCCACCGCCGGGATGCGGGCAGCATAACGCGCGAGCACTTCGTCAGGGCGGGGGTGGTAAGGGTCTTCCCAGGCGTTGTTATCGCCCTTGAAGCGAAAGCGCCCTTCAGCATCATAGCCCACAATGCGGTGGAAGACAAAACCAATGCGCGGGTGGCGGTAAATGGCAATATCGCCGGGCTGGTAAAAGGGGGCGCGGCGCGCCAGCACCAGATCGCCGACGTG
Proteins encoded:
- a CDS encoding signal peptidase I, with amino-acid sequence MMGKRGWLAWAGVIAFLIALGVFFFPARLGGEMYYVILTGPSMEPHFHVGDLVLARRAPFYQPGDIAIYRHPRIGFVFHRIVGYDAEGRFRFKGDNNAWEDPYHPRPDEVLARYAARIPAVGKVLRHLRSPWVITALVVLIGLLLFGDWLRVGPDEEEENFVMPRGDTLYDWMIAFAVLLVLAVLLGVVAFTRPKVVQAQEPISYTETVAFSYTARAPEGLYDLPQVQPGEPIFTQLTGTITVGCTYRFTAAAPFQLEGTYRLLARVSDATGWKRTLPLTEPTAFQNGTFTAQATLHLEDMRRFIDEFEQITGRRGTYTLAVMAHIETHGTVGGEAFQETFEPMLRFRWNGNALVLETSGGVPLGEKAPDPLHIVRQNAIVHTVPRVNTLLILGAHVPVPLARTVSVVVGGLALVLLGGALYYEHQVVEGDPVAQIRLIGGVTTVPLDALPHHTLPVVEVGSLSDLASLAALHRAPVFHLREGEQVHFWLKTPDVVYHYGAEGQARVPQHARPLLPRPRFLRWKAAPVGGACESVLEEWAQTVDSQVVHDAGHSQRVARLAVALGKALGLSEPALRDLRLAALLHGLGLIEIPPEIVQKTAPLTEEEKRILREHVLRLNVRFESVEALAGALRIAYHRTERWDGSGYPDGLRGEQIPLGARILAVVDAWDALRHNRPHRAAWPESAAASFLRQKAGEWYDPRVVEVFLNWVKASSATGLEQPSSTAGAPAVEDEDDEATPAA